The following coding sequences are from one Archocentrus centrarchus isolate MPI-CPG fArcCen1 chromosome 4, fArcCen1, whole genome shotgun sequence window:
- the rgmd gene encoding RGM domain family, member D, which yields MGRSGPQTTAKRQLWDCVTLTMVLLSLLFRPAHCQQCRIQRCNAEYVASTSPSSGLQEDVALDVDYCIALRAYALCTRRQARSCRGNLVYHSAVFRIKELFSQHNCSSDGPTSSAKVPSTSRPAVSELCDYENRVLVSGSAGQQKKYAHCGLFGDPHLRTFRDEFQTCKVEGAWPLIDNRFLSVQVTNVPVVLGSSATATSKITVIFKSYHGCTDQKVYQATTEDLPLAFQDGTRSGGEGDSLTIAERGGSGVGRQVRIQAHYIGTSIIIRRVGSYLTFAIRMPEDTLDFSEDSGGLQLCLHGCPRNELIKEHTLGHQSQQPHLQGTNTELGPLRPPHQIYTVERATAKCRETLQVEDVYFQSCVFDLLTTGDPEFSMAAYGALEDLKALPPSKLKQNSPRPTHPHNRGVPQTLAATATNSSLLSLLLLILLLL from the exons ATGGGGAGAAGCGGACCTCAAACCACGGCTAAGCGGCAGCTTTGGGACTGTGTAACGTTGACGATGGTTTTACTTTCACTGCTGTTTCGACCAG cacacTGCCAGCAGTGTCGAATCCAGCGCTGTAATGCGGAGTATGTGGCTTCTACCTCACCATCCAGTGGTCTGCAGGAGGACGTGGCTCTAGATGTGGACTACTGTATCGCCCTACGGGCCTATGCCCTGTGCACCCGGCGGCAGGCACGCAGCTGTAGGGGTAACCTGGTCTACCACTCAGCTGTCTTTCGCATTAAGGAGCTATTCTCTCAGCATAACTGTTCCAGCGATGGGCCGACCTCTTCCGCCAAGGTACCCAGCACGTCTCGGCCGGCTGTGTCAGAGCTCTGCGACTACGAGAATCGGGTCCTCGTGTCGGGCTCAGCTGGTCAGCAGAAGAAATACGCCCACTGTGGATTATTTGGCGATCCGCACCTACGGACATTCAGAGATGAGTTTCAGACCTGCAAGGTCGAGGGGGCTTGGCCCTTGATCGATAATCGCTTTCTGTCTGTACAAGTGACCAATGTGCCTGTTGTCCTAGGCTCCAGTGCCACAGCAACCAGTAAG ATCACAGTGATCTTCAAGTCCTATCATGGCTGTACAGATCAGAAAGTGTACCAGGCCACCACTGAAGATCTGCCCCTGGCTTTTCAGGATGGGACTCGCAGTGGTGGTGAAGGTGATAGCCTGACCATTGCAGAGCGAGGTGGCTCTGGAGTCGGTCGGCAGGTGAGGATACAGGCCCATTACATCGGCACCTCCATCATCATTCGGCGTGTGGGCAGCTACCTGACCTTTGCCATCCGCATGCCGGAAGACACCTTGGACTTTTCAGAAGACAGTGGTGGTCTACAGTTGTGCTTGCACGGCTGCCCGCGCAACGAGCTCATCAAAGAGCACACCCTGGGCCATCAGAGCCAGCAGCCTCACCTTCAaggcaccaacacagagctggGTCCTTTGCGGCCTCCTCACCAGATCTACACAGTGGAGCGAGCCACTGCCAAGTGTAGAGAGACTCTGCAGGTGGAGGATGTGTACTTTCAGTCTTGTGTGTTTGACTTGCTAACCACAGGAGACCCTGAGTTCTCCATGGCTGCCTATGGTGCTCTGGAGGATTTAAAGGCACTGCCACCCAGTAAACTGAAGCAAAACTCGCCAAGGCCTACTCATCCTCATAACCGAGGGGTGCCACAGACGCTGGCTGCTACTGCAACCAACAGCTCCTTGCTCTCACTCCTACTCCTCATTCTGCtgcttttgtaa